One window of Chamaesiphon minutus PCC 6605 genomic DNA carries:
- a CDS encoding phosphatidate cytidylyltransferase: MSLPRVISTIVAIAVALCMLLLGSWYFTIGMCIIVYLGQSEYFKLVRAKGIEPASKITLVVSQALLLVGAFGSGIDDALFPVAGTLICFYLLFLPKIASIADISTSLFGLFYGGYLPSYWIRLRVGFDPLTTNSFPFSTDWTALLANLDISVLPPAFTITLLSFMCIMVTDIGAYLFGKWLGRTRLSEISPKKTVEGAIFGILSSMAMGASGAWVLHWHHWYIGGVALGSLIGMTSMLGDLTESVMKRDAGVKDSGDLIPGHGGMLDRTDSYIFTAPLVYYFVKLVLPLI, from the coding sequence ATGTCATTACCCCGCGTCATTAGTACTATCGTAGCGATCGCTGTAGCTTTATGTATGTTATTGCTAGGTAGCTGGTACTTTACGATCGGGATGTGTATTATTGTCTATCTGGGTCAGAGCGAGTATTTCAAACTAGTTCGTGCCAAAGGGATCGAACCAGCGAGCAAGATTACGTTGGTAGTCAGTCAAGCTCTGTTACTAGTCGGGGCATTTGGCTCTGGCATCGACGATGCATTATTCCCGGTGGCTGGTACTCTGATTTGCTTTTACTTGCTGTTCTTGCCTAAAATAGCCTCGATCGCGGACATTTCTACTTCGCTATTCGGTCTGTTTTACGGCGGTTATTTGCCAAGCTATTGGATTAGGTTGCGAGTAGGATTCGATCCGTTGACGACTAATTCTTTTCCGTTTAGTACCGATTGGACGGCATTATTAGCCAATTTAGATATTAGCGTTCTACCGCCTGCTTTTACGATTACCTTGCTGTCATTCATGTGCATTATGGTGACAGATATTGGCGCATATCTGTTTGGTAAATGGCTCGGACGCACGCGATTGTCAGAAATCAGCCCTAAAAAGACGGTAGAAGGGGCGATCTTTGGCATTCTCAGCAGCATGGCAATGGGTGCTAGCGGCGCGTGGGTACTGCACTGGCATCATTGGTACATCGGCGGTGTGGCGTTGGGAAGCTTGATTGGGATGACGAGTATGTTGGGCGATTTAACCGAATCGGTAATGAAGCGCGATGCTGGAGTTAAGGATTCGGGCGATTTAATTCCCGGACATGGTGGTATGCTCGATCGCACTGATAGTTATATCTTTACTGCGCCGCTGGTTTACTATTTTGTCAAGTTAGTTTTACCTTTGATTTAA
- the cbiT gene encoding precorrin-6Y C5,15-methyltransferase subunit CbiT — protein MSELWKYVSPGIPDELFERLPGIPMSQREIRLLMLSALRLEANSVVWDIGAGTGTIPVEIGLLCPQGQIIAIERDEEVANLIQLNCDRFGVHNVQIAIGSAPECLSQIATLPQRACIEGSRGLKPILQQVWEYLPSTGRVVVTAASLEALYEVSESFTQLQARNVEVVQAAVNRLETRGNSRRLAAVDPLFILSAEKLD, from the coding sequence ATGTCCGAACTGTGGAAATATGTCTCCCCAGGGATTCCCGATGAATTATTCGAGCGATTGCCAGGGATTCCTATGAGTCAACGCGAGATTCGATTGCTGATGCTATCTGCGCTAAGATTAGAAGCAAATTCAGTCGTTTGGGACATTGGAGCGGGTACGGGGACAATTCCGGTAGAAATTGGGTTACTATGCCCTCAAGGACAAATTATCGCGATCGAGCGCGACGAAGAAGTGGCTAATCTGATTCAACTCAACTGCGATCGATTTGGGGTGCATAACGTCCAAATTGCGATCGGTAGTGCGCCTGAGTGTCTCAGCCAAATTGCAACATTACCGCAACGAGCTTGTATTGAAGGTAGCAGAGGACTTAAACCGATTTTGCAACAAGTTTGGGAATATTTACCCTCAACAGGACGAGTTGTCGTCACAGCAGCGAGTTTAGAAGCTCTGTATGAGGTGTCCGAAAGTTTTACGCAGCTACAAGCACGGAATGTCGAAGTCGTCCAAGCTGCTGTCAATCGGCTCGAAACCAGAGGCAATAGTCGCCGCCTGGCTGCTGTAGATCCGCTATTTATCCTCAGCGCAGAAAAGTTAGACTAA
- a CDS encoding aminotransferase class I/II-fold pyridoxal phosphate-dependent enzyme has product MIYALNQSQTPIIDALQEWVTTAHAPFYTPGHKHGSGMNSRLKNRWGADVFGWDLPELPGLDNLQAPSGIIESAQALAAEVFGAERTWFLVNGSTAGVIAAILATCGEGEKIILPRNIHASAISGIVHAGAVPIFIDPEYDRAVDISHSITPAAVKFALERHPDTKAVMLVYPTYYGTCGDLAAIAEVVHSYQIPLLVDEAHGAHFGFHPDLPPAALAVGADLSVQSTHKLLGALTQSAMLHVNSSRIDVERISQALRSIQTTSPSYLLLASLDAARQQMALSGRELMSQTIELAKIARSKIAQIERLSVFELDSTTSGCKYLDSTRLTVTVTGLNLTGFAADEILTDRLGVVAELPSTRHLTFIISLGNTRSDIDRLVAAFTELAVNYAEDKCLELPEIEPPDRILTKMAITPRQADRSRHVNISIDEAVGKVSAESICPYPPGIPVLIPGEIITIEALDYLRSIVDFGGELVGCNDPDLQTIKIVDI; this is encoded by the coding sequence ATGATATACGCTCTAAACCAATCTCAAACCCCAATTATCGACGCGCTTCAGGAGTGGGTAACCACTGCCCACGCACCGTTTTATACTCCAGGACATAAGCATGGTAGCGGGATGAATTCGCGGCTCAAAAACCGCTGGGGTGCGGATGTGTTTGGCTGGGATTTACCAGAGCTGCCAGGATTGGACAATCTTCAGGCACCATCAGGAATTATCGAATCAGCGCAAGCTCTCGCCGCTGAAGTGTTTGGCGCGGAGCGAACCTGGTTTTTGGTTAATGGTTCGACAGCCGGAGTTATCGCCGCAATTTTGGCTACTTGCGGGGAAGGGGAAAAGATTATTTTACCTCGCAATATTCATGCTTCGGCTATTTCCGGTATCGTTCATGCGGGTGCGGTACCGATTTTTATCGATCCAGAATATGACAGAGCTGTAGATATCTCGCATAGTATTACGCCAGCGGCAGTCAAATTCGCCCTAGAACGGCATCCCGACACTAAAGCTGTCATGCTTGTCTATCCGACTTATTACGGCACCTGTGGCGATTTAGCGGCCATTGCGGAGGTCGTTCATAGTTATCAGATTCCGCTACTAGTGGATGAAGCTCATGGAGCGCATTTTGGCTTTCATCCCGATCTTCCACCTGCGGCATTGGCTGTGGGTGCAGATCTATCGGTGCAATCGACGCACAAATTATTGGGTGCCCTGACTCAATCGGCGATGTTGCATGTCAATAGTAGCAGGATCGATGTCGAGCGAATCAGTCAAGCTCTAAGATCGATTCAAACAACTAGTCCGAGTTATTTACTACTAGCTTCTCTCGATGCCGCGCGCCAACAAATGGCGTTATCCGGTCGAGAATTGATGTCTCAAACGATCGAACTTGCTAAAATTGCTCGATCGAAAATCGCCCAGATCGAGCGACTTTCTGTGTTTGAATTAGATTCGACCACTTCTGGCTGTAAATATCTCGATTCAACTCGTTTAACCGTAACAGTAACTGGTCTAAATCTCACCGGATTTGCCGCCGATGAAATTTTAACCGATCGATTAGGCGTTGTCGCTGAATTACCATCTACACGGCATTTGACATTTATTATTAGTCTGGGAAATACGCGATCGGACATCGATCGATTAGTTGCCGCATTTACCGAATTAGCTGTAAATTATGCTGAAGATAAATGTCTTGAATTGCCAGAGATCGAGCCACCAGATCGAATATTAACTAAAATGGCAATTACACCACGTCAAGCAGATCGATCGCGTCATGTTAATATATCGATCGATGAGGCGGTGGGTAAAGTTAGTGCCGAATCGATCTGTCCTTATCCACCAGGAATTCCTGTCTTAATACCTGGTGAAATTATTACCATTGAGGCTCTAGATTACTTGCGATCGATCGTTGATTTTGGCGGCGAACTTGTCGGCTGTAACGACCCAGATTTACAGACAATTAAAATAGTAGACATCTAA
- a CDS encoding phycobilisome rod-core linker polypeptide, which translates to MSVKASGGGSLSRPNLYQTLPVATISQAEQQDRFPAMGELSELSSYFQSGAKRIEIAKILSDNSDLIVSRAANRIFVGGSPMAFLEKPKAEPEVARTFASGTKQSESTLGTVTFVEAKGGFLSNLTSLFTATGAGAIPQGFQPINIALYGPANMQKSLRDMSWFLRYITYAIVAGDPNIVVVNTRGLREIIQNACSVPATIVALSEMRAGALGYFSKDKEAQEIIERYFDLTIGEFKASAPANKLRQRPSNDQQGLELPQLYSAAAERRVKYAMKPGLSAGEKNDVIKAAYRQVFERDITRAYSLSVSDLESKVKNGEISMKEFIRRLAKSPLYRKNFFLPYINSRALELAFRHILGRGPSSREEVQKYFSIVSAKGLNGLIDALVDSSEYSDYFGEETVPYIRGLGQEAQECRNWGPQQDLFNYSAPFRKIPQFLTTFAAYEKPLADQHVYGSGNDPLEIQFGAIFPKETRNPSNSPAPFGKDTRRILIAQGPGINNQLSNPGARGVAPGSLGAKTFKLDQLPAFQATGKKAKTGQGRSTSFAESSTQAVIKAIYLQVMGRDVYEGQRLKVEEIKLENGDISVREFVRALAKSDLFRNTYWTKFYVCKAIEYIHRRLLGRPTYGRQEMNKYFDLASKQGFYAIVDAMIDSQEYSESFNEDMVPYNRYLTPAGVSLRNLRVGSIGDTGVGILTKNQAETTPRFVELGATQDNRSQPDIEFRVNQGVTKKREQTKIFKLTQAGDKVQLKTVIRAAYRQVFERDIEPYIVANEFSALESKLGNSEINLKEFIEGLGCSGLYLKEFYTPYPNTKVIELGTKHFLGRAPLDQAEIRKYNQILATAGIKAFIGAMVNGAEYVQVFGEDVVPYNRFLTLPAANYPNTQTLYNKLTKQDKQVVVPSFDTIKPRMDMAKLPLTGKAIADNAAAARQKASELVSLGRSSSLTMTEPTVAATAKIARESARIFRMNATMSQSEATQAIEALYVQVMDLSSGEVPEQFRRPDLESQVRNGAISIREFVTAVATSEAYVERFYTPYPNTKAIEFLFRHLLGRAPMNQAEMSDYNRVIAERGFGAAVKLMVDSVEYSRYFGEDVVPYHRSPSLPAGN; encoded by the coding sequence ATGAGTGTTAAGGCAAGTGGTGGCGGCTCGCTATCCCGTCCAAATTTATATCAAACACTTCCGGTTGCGACCATTTCGCAGGCAGAACAGCAAGATCGGTTCCCCGCGATGGGCGAATTGAGCGAGTTGAGTAGCTACTTTCAGTCTGGAGCCAAACGGATCGAAATCGCCAAAATTCTCAGCGATAACTCTGACTTGATTGTTTCCCGTGCGGCTAACCGGATTTTCGTCGGTGGTTCGCCGATGGCATTTTTGGAAAAGCCCAAAGCCGAGCCGGAAGTTGCTAGAACCTTTGCCAGTGGCACCAAACAAAGTGAGTCCACCTTGGGAACTGTCACTTTTGTCGAAGCTAAAGGTGGTTTTCTATCTAACTTGACTTCGTTGTTCACAGCGACTGGCGCGGGTGCGATTCCTCAAGGTTTCCAGCCGATTAACATCGCCCTCTACGGCCCTGCTAACATGCAGAAGTCGTTGCGGGATATGAGCTGGTTCCTACGCTACATCACCTATGCGATCGTCGCTGGCGATCCAAACATCGTAGTCGTCAATACGCGCGGCTTGCGGGAAATCATTCAAAACGCTTGCTCGGTACCCGCAACCATCGTCGCACTGTCAGAAATGCGTGCTGGTGCGCTCGGTTACTTTAGCAAAGACAAAGAAGCGCAAGAAATTATCGAGCGGTACTTTGACCTGACAATTGGTGAATTTAAAGCATCCGCACCAGCTAACAAACTCCGTCAGCGTCCTTCTAACGACCAACAGGGCTTAGAACTGCCTCAACTTTACTCCGCCGCAGCCGAACGTCGCGTCAAGTATGCGATGAAACCAGGATTATCGGCAGGCGAAAAAAATGACGTTATCAAAGCGGCTTATCGCCAAGTCTTTGAAAGAGACATCACTCGTGCCTATAGCTTGTCGGTTTCCGACTTGGAATCGAAAGTTAAAAATGGCGAAATCTCGATGAAAGAATTCATCCGTCGCTTGGCTAAATCGCCGCTGTATCGCAAAAACTTCTTCCTACCATACATCAACAGTCGGGCACTAGAACTTGCCTTCCGGCACATTTTAGGTCGCGGGCCTTCTTCTCGCGAAGAAGTGCAGAAGTATTTTAGTATCGTCTCGGCTAAAGGCTTAAATGGCCTCATCGACGCCCTCGTAGACTCCTCTGAGTACTCAGACTACTTCGGTGAAGAAACGGTGCCTTACATTCGCGGTTTGGGTCAAGAGGCTCAAGAATGTCGCAATTGGGGGCCGCAACAAGACTTATTCAATTACAGCGCGCCGTTCCGCAAGATTCCGCAGTTCCTGACGACATTTGCGGCTTATGAAAAACCATTAGCCGACCAACACGTCTACGGTTCGGGTAACGATCCGCTGGAAATTCAGTTTGGTGCGATTTTCCCCAAAGAAACTCGCAATCCCAGCAACTCGCCAGCACCATTCGGCAAAGATACTCGTCGGATTCTGATCGCTCAAGGGCCTGGTATTAATAACCAACTCAGCAATCCCGGTGCGCGTGGCGTCGCTCCAGGTAGTTTGGGCGCTAAGACTTTCAAACTCGACCAATTACCTGCTTTCCAAGCAACTGGTAAAAAAGCTAAAACTGGCCAAGGTCGCAGTACTTCCTTTGCTGAAAGTTCGACACAAGCAGTAATTAAAGCAATTTATCTGCAAGTGATGGGACGGGACGTCTATGAAGGTCAACGCCTCAAAGTTGAAGAGATCAAGCTCGAAAACGGCGATATTTCCGTTCGCGAATTCGTCCGCGCGCTTGCCAAATCCGATCTGTTCCGCAATACTTACTGGACGAAATTCTACGTCTGTAAAGCGATCGAATATATCCACCGTCGTCTGCTCGGTCGTCCGACTTACGGTCGTCAGGAGATGAATAAATACTTCGATCTCGCATCCAAGCAGGGTTTCTATGCGATCGTCGATGCGATGATTGACTCCCAAGAGTACAGCGAGAGTTTCAACGAAGACATGGTGCCCTACAACCGCTACCTCACGCCTGCGGGTGTCAGTCTGCGGAACCTCCGGGTTGGCAGTATCGGCGATACTGGCGTTGGTATTCTCACTAAAAACCAAGCTGAAACTACACCGCGCTTTGTCGAACTCGGAGCGACACAAGACAATCGTTCGCAACCAGACATCGAATTCCGCGTCAATCAAGGCGTCACCAAAAAACGCGAACAGACTAAAATCTTTAAGCTCACCCAAGCTGGAGATAAAGTTCAACTCAAAACTGTCATTCGTGCGGCCTACCGTCAAGTCTTCGAGCGGGATATCGAACCCTATATCGTCGCTAACGAGTTTAGCGCGCTCGAAAGTAAGCTCGGTAACTCCGAAATCAACCTCAAAGAGTTTATCGAAGGTCTCGGTTGCTCTGGGTTGTATCTCAAAGAGTTCTACACTCCTTATCCCAACACCAAAGTCATCGAACTAGGTACCAAACACTTCCTCGGACGTGCGCCCCTAGATCAAGCTGAAATCCGCAAATACAACCAAATTTTGGCAACTGCGGGGATTAAAGCCTTCATCGGTGCAATGGTTAATGGTGCGGAATACGTTCAGGTGTTTGGTGAAGATGTAGTGCCATATAACCGCTTCCTGACCCTGCCTGCGGCTAACTATCCCAATACTCAAACTCTGTACAACAAGCTTACCAAACAAGATAAGCAAGTTGTCGTACCAAGTTTTGATACCATTAAGCCTCGGATGGATATGGCGAAGCTACCTTTGACTGGTAAAGCCATCGCAGATAATGCCGCTGCTGCCCGTCAGAAGGCTTCTGAGCTGGTGTCTTTAGGTCGGTCTTCTAGTTTGACCATGACCGAGCCTACCGTGGCTGCAACGGCCAAAATCGCCCGCGAATCAGCCCGAATTTTTCGGATGAATGCGACGATGAGCCAATCTGAAGCCACACAAGCGATCGAAGCTTTGTACGTGCAGGTGATGGATCTCAGTTCTGGTGAAGTGCCCGAACAGTTCCGTCGTCCGGATTTAGAGAGTCAGGTTCGCAATGGCGCAATCTCTATTCGTGAATTTGTGACTGCTGTAGCTACTTCGGAAGCTTATGTAGAGCGTTTTTACACGCCATATCCCAACACCAAAGCGATCGAATTTTTATTCCGTCACCTGTTGGGTCGCGCGCCAATGAACCAAGCCGAGATGTCCGATTACAATCGGGTGATTGCCGAGCGTGGATTTGGTGCCGCAGTCAAGCTGATGGTCGATAGTGTGGAATATTCGCGCTACTTCGGCGAAGATGTGGTTCCTTATCACCGTTCTCCTTCGCTACCTGCTGGTAACTAG
- a CDS encoding cupin domain-containing protein, translated as MDTERIFKSARFLQPNDREPIRSVITTSPHATVVAWYVLPQQEIPAHQHPEGQDTWTILSGQGEYYLDRAGTTKSIVIGDVVIAPAGAVHGVYNDSDEPLIFISIVAPSDAGYELVDRL; from the coding sequence ATGGATACCGAGCGAATATTTAAAAGTGCGCGATTTTTGCAACCAAACGATCGAGAACCGATCCGATCGGTGATAACTACCTCACCTCATGCTACCGTCGTCGCCTGGTACGTGCTACCACAACAAGAAATTCCCGCACATCAACATCCAGAGGGTCAGGATACCTGGACGATTCTATCGGGGCAAGGTGAATATTATCTCGATCGCGCTGGCACGACAAAATCGATCGTCATCGGAGATGTAGTCATCGCTCCCGCAGGTGCCGTACATGGAGTTTATAACGACAGCGACGAGCCACTAATTTTTATCTCGATCGTAGCTCCATCCGATGCTGGGTACGAGCTAGTGGATAGGCTTTAG
- a CDS encoding L,D-transpeptidase family protein — MPRFSTSLLIRTGLLLTTMLATVSTKLSAQTPTPQKLPSAPTTNVVPKSTGGSQQPIAPSGAASNSTPAKPATGTDRPPTAKQQPLSTPTTKPAVATGSDRPAVEDVVSLVLKLKEKRVYVYRGDKVIRKYPVAIGKKGWETPVGEWQVMEKIKNPAWTSFKTGEVFSPGTKNPLGARWIGFWTDGKDVIGFHGTTNVKSIGTAASHGCVRMRNRDVKALFPLVKVGTTVKVVNE, encoded by the coding sequence ATGCCTCGATTTTCAACTTCTTTACTAATTAGGACCGGACTCTTGCTAACAACCATGTTGGCAACCGTCTCCACCAAGCTTTCTGCTCAAACACCAACTCCTCAAAAATTACCTTCGGCTCCCACCACTAATGTAGTGCCAAAATCTACAGGTGGTTCTCAACAGCCGATCGCCCCATCAGGTGCAGCTAGTAATTCTACTCCAGCCAAACCAGCCACTGGGACAGATCGCCCCCCCACAGCCAAGCAACAGCCGCTCTCAACTCCTACCACGAAACCTGCCGTCGCCACTGGGAGCGATCGACCCGCCGTCGAAGACGTTGTCAGCCTCGTGCTCAAGCTCAAAGAAAAGCGGGTATATGTTTATCGCGGCGATAAAGTAATCAGGAAATACCCCGTCGCGATCGGGAAAAAAGGCTGGGAAACTCCAGTCGGTGAATGGCAGGTAATGGAGAAAATCAAGAATCCCGCGTGGACGAGCTTTAAAACTGGCGAAGTCTTCTCTCCAGGCACCAAAAATCCCCTCGGCGCGAGATGGATTGGCTTTTGGACTGACGGTAAAGATGTAATTGGTTTCCACGGTACTACCAATGTTAAATCGATCGGTACGGCTGCTTCCCACGGCTGCGTGCGGATGCGCAACCGCGATGTCAAAGCTCTCTTTCCGCTAGTCAAGGTCGGTACGACAGTTAAAGTAGTTAATGAATAA
- a CDS encoding HEAT repeat domain-containing protein encodes MSSIDLDRAILAASGANNQRWSIVIDCLQGLSVDRLHANQTALDLALQVLSQGDFEQQWEIAKLIPKLGEIAIQPLLDSINDPDIDLEDRWFAARILGAFPRAEVVTALVAIIQADEDPELSAIATAALAKIGTPAIAAVTELILQSRTDESIANRRLAATILAQIRHSQTIEPLLQIIDDPDPQIRTIVVEALSSFHDLRIPSLLLAKLTDPIASVRKAAVVALSCREDVASPLDLLYHLRPLLFDLDLTVCQATALGLARLTAPEAVTVLAEVLSSSRTPDDLKRATILSLGWIGTRTAIDSLIAALYTTTLDLLPEIITAIGKTEPEQIYASDRLVTYLNGNDLTPIVKQEIAAALGNLGNKNTVPDLVKLLGDPDDRVKLHTITAISKLSPSVPHEITQLIDRERGRSLADSELQIGVRMCLDRYADPDAISSSSPPNSERLDNLSG; translated from the coding sequence ATGTCATCCATCGATCTCGATCGAGCTATTCTGGCAGCAAGCGGAGCCAATAACCAGAGGTGGTCGATTGTCATAGACTGTCTCCAAGGCTTATCAGTCGATCGACTCCACGCCAACCAAACTGCCCTAGATCTAGCCCTGCAAGTATTGAGCCAGGGAGACTTCGAGCAACAATGGGAAATTGCCAAACTCATCCCCAAACTCGGCGAAATTGCCATTCAACCCCTGCTAGACAGCATTAACGATCCAGACATCGATCTCGAAGACCGCTGGTTTGCCGCCCGAATTCTAGGCGCATTTCCACGAGCCGAAGTCGTCACCGCACTCGTTGCCATCATCCAAGCAGATGAAGACCCCGAACTCAGCGCGATCGCCACTGCTGCATTAGCCAAAATCGGCACCCCCGCGATCGCCGCCGTCACCGAGCTAATATTGCAATCTAGAACCGATGAGTCGATCGCCAATCGACGGCTAGCAGCCACTATTTTGGCTCAAATTCGTCACTCGCAAACGATCGAGCCATTATTGCAAATAATCGACGATCCCGATCCCCAAATCCGCACCATCGTCGTCGAAGCACTGAGCAGCTTCCACGATCTGCGGATTCCCTCGCTCCTGCTCGCCAAACTTACCGATCCGATCGCCAGTGTCCGCAAAGCCGCCGTAGTCGCCTTATCTTGTCGCGAAGACGTAGCGTCGCCATTGGATCTGCTGTACCATTTACGACCGTTATTATTCGATCTCGATTTAACTGTCTGTCAAGCTACCGCCTTGGGTTTAGCCAGACTCACAGCTCCAGAAGCAGTCACCGTTCTGGCTGAAGTACTCTCATCAAGCCGCACTCCCGATGACTTAAAACGAGCGACAATTTTATCGCTCGGCTGGATTGGCACTCGCACAGCGATCGACAGTCTCATCGCCGCACTATATACTACAACCCTCGATCTGCTTCCCGAAATTATTACAGCGATCGGCAAAACAGAGCCAGAGCAGATTTATGCCAGCGATCGACTCGTCACATATTTGAATGGCAACGATCTTACGCCGATCGTCAAACAAGAGATTGCTGCCGCATTAGGGAACCTGGGCAATAAAAATACCGTCCCAGACTTAGTTAAACTCTTAGGCGATCCAGACGATCGCGTCAAGTTACATACTATTACAGCCATTTCTAAATTATCGCCGAGCGTACCGCACGAAATAACACAGTTAATCGATCGTGAAAGGGGTCGCTCTTTGGCAGATTCAGAGCTGCAAATTGGCGTGCGGATGTGTTTAGATCGCTATGCAGATCCAGATGCAATCTCCAGCAGCTCGCCACCCAACAGTGAAAGATTGGATAATTTAAGTGGGTAA
- the mraY gene encoding phospho-N-acetylmuramoyl-pentapeptide-transferase has product MEDRSVSARGFNPTGTVLLILLGLFLTGAVLWVDWQNGKSLMSSLLLPFAVSTGLVTAIGYQAIPLLKQLKMGQFIREDGPQAHLKKAGTPTMGGVFVVPIGTLLGVIWSQFNPDAIAVAITSLGYFAIGGVDDWKSLSNRKNEGLTPKGKLLLQAAIAIAFCGWAFYSRGNAITNVHLPFHVVVPLGLLFWGLAVFALLAESNATNLTDGVDGLAGGTGAIALAGLAAVILPKEPSLAILCICLSGSYLGFVVHNRNKAKVFMGDTGSLALGGALAAVGILTENLWVLFILSGIFAVEALSVTAQVGYYKATKDAEGKGKRLFKMAPIHHHLELSGWTETQVVGVFYAIEVVLVIISLLSRQTL; this is encoded by the coding sequence ATGGAGGATAGATCGGTATCGGCACGCGGTTTCAATCCTACAGGAACTGTATTGCTAATTTTACTAGGGCTGTTCCTAACAGGAGCGGTACTGTGGGTAGACTGGCAAAATGGGAAGAGTCTAATGTCATCCTTACTCTTGCCATTTGCCGTCTCTACTGGGTTAGTGACAGCGATCGGTTATCAAGCCATTCCGCTGCTCAAACAGCTAAAAATGGGTCAATTCATTCGCGAAGATGGTCCGCAAGCACACCTCAAAAAAGCGGGAACGCCCACCATGGGTGGTGTCTTTGTCGTGCCGATCGGGACGCTTTTAGGCGTAATTTGGTCGCAATTCAATCCCGATGCGATCGCCGTCGCCATCACCAGCTTGGGCTACTTTGCCATCGGTGGCGTCGATGACTGGAAGAGTTTGAGCAACCGTAAAAATGAAGGCTTGACCCCCAAAGGTAAACTATTACTCCAAGCCGCAATCGCGATCGCCTTTTGCGGCTGGGCTTTCTACAGTAGAGGCAACGCTATTACCAACGTGCATTTACCCTTTCATGTAGTTGTACCGCTAGGATTGCTATTCTGGGGGTTAGCCGTATTCGCGCTCCTGGCCGAAAGTAACGCCACCAACCTTACCGATGGTGTAGACGGCTTGGCTGGTGGTACTGGCGCGATCGCCCTTGCAGGTTTAGCCGCAGTTATCCTTCCCAAAGAACCCAGCCTCGCGATCCTGTGTATTTGCCTCAGCGGTAGTTACCTCGGCTTTGTCGTACACAACCGCAACAAAGCTAAAGTCTTTATGGGCGACACGGGTTCTCTCGCACTCGGTGGCGCACTAGCTGCTGTCGGCATACTCACCGAAAATCTCTGGGTGCTATTTATTTTAAGTGGCATCTTTGCCGTTGAAGCCTTATCAGTAACCGCTCAGGTAGGCTACTACAAAGCCACCAAAGACGCCGAAGGCAAAGGCAAGCGATTATTTAAAATGGCTCCCATTCACCACCATCTCGAATTAAGCGGCTGGACAGAAACCCAAGTCGTTGGCGTCTTTTACGCGATCGAAGTCGTACTCGTAATCATCAGCCTACTAAGTCGGCAGACATTATAG
- a CDS encoding DUF3134 domain-containing protein — MPDSLDLDILDTFVNPALKQQPRYEPAPVIAVQRNTSILEWLEGQGRLIDRDERDPAISALDQPNTDEELFEDDRSYQEEDDVDEVDDVDEI; from the coding sequence ATGCCCGATTCTCTAGACCTCGATATTCTGGATACCTTTGTCAATCCAGCCCTCAAACAACAACCACGCTACGAACCCGCACCAGTAATTGCCGTTCAGCGAAATACTTCGATTCTAGAATGGCTCGAGGGTCAAGGTCGGTTAATCGACAGAGACGAACGCGATCCTGCTATTTCGGCATTAGATCAACCCAACACAGACGAAGAATTATTTGAAGACGATCGCAGCTATCAAGAAGAAGATGATGTCGATGAAGTCGATGATGTCGATGAAATCTAA
- a CDS encoding PAP/fibrillin family protein — MLKSKLLATIAGKNRGISATPTDRQAILAAITELELRNPNPRPLTTAIDFLAGNWRLLYTSSQSLLSIDKFPLVKLGDIYQCIRPTTSAVYNIAEVTSLLPGLDGLVAIVAKFTPVNECRVNVRFNRSVIGLQRFIDYSNPDTLIDSIENGRKFTAIDLPINRPEDKAPAWLEVTYLDETLRISRGNEGSVFVLTK, encoded by the coding sequence ATGCTCAAATCGAAGTTACTCGCCACCATCGCGGGGAAAAATCGCGGTATCTCAGCAACGCCTACCGATCGACAGGCAATCTTGGCGGCAATTACCGAGCTAGAGTTGCGCAATCCCAATCCACGTCCGTTGACGACGGCGATCGATTTTTTGGCTGGTAATTGGCGATTGTTGTACACTAGCAGTCAGAGTTTGTTAAGCATCGATAAATTTCCCTTAGTTAAACTGGGCGATATTTATCAGTGCATTCGTCCGACTACCAGCGCGGTTTATAATATTGCTGAAGTTACTAGTTTGTTACCTGGTTTAGATGGTTTAGTCGCGATCGTTGCCAAATTTACGCCAGTGAATGAGTGTCGGGTAAATGTCCGATTCAATCGATCGGTAATTGGTTTGCAACGATTTATCGACTATTCTAATCCCGATACTTTAATCGACTCGATCGAAAACGGTCGCAAGTTTACCGCGATCGATCTGCCGATTAATCGTCCAGAAGACAAAGCACCTGCATGGCTGGAGGTTACCTATCTCGATGAAACTCTGCGCATCAGTCGAGGTAATGAAGGGAGCGTGTTTGTTCTGACTAAATAA